One Gimesia aquarii DNA segment encodes these proteins:
- a CDS encoding nuclear transport factor 2 family protein, with protein MKQYQFIDGLSPAIDTMVTKNVIDFLDEDCILQPGNATPVRGHAAITEVFDNLYAQIQSIKHNIIDDFAVNNSAVYRGTVTYKRFDGSLLTVPFCDVFKIKNNLISEYNIYIDWHQLFVA; from the coding sequence ATGAAGCAGTATCAGTTCATTGATGGGCTTTCCCCTGCGATCGACACTATGGTCACAAAAAATGTGATCGATTTCCTTGATGAAGATTGTATTCTTCAACCGGGTAACGCAACCCCTGTCAGAGGGCATGCTGCGATTACTGAAGTCTTTGATAATCTGTATGCACAGATTCAATCAATTAAACACAATATTATTGATGATTTTGCAGTCAACAACTCAGCCGTTTATCGTGGAACCGTCACATATAAACGATTCGATGGCTCGCTGCTAACAGTGCCGTTCTGCGATGTGTTTAAAATCAAGAATAACTTGATTTCTGAATACAATATTTACATTGATTGGCACCAACTATTTGTAGCTTAA
- a CDS encoding BlaI/MecI/CopY family transcriptional regulator, translating into MARPSSSQPTEVELQILNVLWEDGPLSVRDVHETLLEERETGYSTTLKMMQVMLEKGLLIRDESVRPQLYQAAQPREETQLQMLDGLAQRVFQGSAMRLVMRMVSSGRLSVDELEEIQRLSKDSEGGQK; encoded by the coding sequence ATGGCAAGGCCCAGTTCATCCCAACCAACGGAAGTGGAACTGCAGATACTGAATGTGCTTTGGGAAGACGGTCCGTTAAGCGTACGCGACGTTCACGAGACGCTTCTTGAGGAACGGGAAACCGGTTATTCCACGACCTTGAAGATGATGCAGGTTATGCTGGAAAAAGGCCTGCTGATTCGTGATGAGTCCGTCCGCCCACAGCTTTATCAGGCCGCGCAACCGAGAGAGGAAACTCAGTTGCAGATGCTTGATGGATTGGCGCAACGCGTTTTTCAGGGTTCGGCGATGCGACTGGTGATGCGGATGGTCTCATCGGGTCGTTTGTCGGTGGATGAACTCGAAGAAATTCAACGACTTTCGAAGGATTCGGAAGGAGGCCAGAAATGA
- a CDS encoding TMEM175 family protein, giving the protein MIKTRLEAFSDGVIAIIITVMVFDIKAPQDTGVSGLLVVMPSILTYLMSFLYLGIYWMNHHHMLQIATSINGVVLWANLHLLFWLSLIPFTTNWLRTSNYAPLPSAIYGVVLLFAAIAYRILQSSIIRVEGSSSQLKQVIGRDLKGMTSLIAYAVGGVTAFYAPLIAILIYIAVAFIWMLPDRRIEAHF; this is encoded by the coding sequence ATGATTAAAACAAGACTTGAGGCATTTAGTGATGGCGTGATTGCAATCATCATTACAGTGATGGTGTTTGACATCAAAGCTCCTCAAGATACTGGAGTATCCGGTCTGTTGGTGGTGATGCCTTCCATTCTGACCTACTTGATGAGCTTTTTGTATCTAGGCATTTATTGGATGAATCATCATCATATGCTGCAAATCGCCACGTCTATCAATGGTGTTGTTCTTTGGGCGAATCTGCATTTGTTATTCTGGTTGTCCTTGATCCCTTTCACAACGAATTGGTTAAGAACAAGTAATTATGCGCCTTTACCATCAGCAATTTACGGAGTGGTGTTGCTATTTGCCGCGATTGCCTATCGTATTCTGCAGTCTTCTATTATTAGAGTAGAGGGTTCCAGTTCGCAGTTAAAACAAGTAATCGGTCGCGATCTTAAAGGGATGACGTCACTGATTGCTTACGCAGTTGGTGGAGTCACTGCCTTTTATGCTCCATTAATTGCCATCCTGATTTACATCGCAGTCGCGTTTATTTGGATGCTTCCCGACCGACGGATCGAGGCACATTTTTAG
- a CDS encoding DUF1223 domain-containing protein: MNQKLKVQIVTLLFAFLLTGCFQSVGNETMAQTNEQKQATPKGFAVVELFTSEGCSSCPPADANLTRLVEIAHKNKLPIYALSFHVDYWNDLGWKDPFSQRQFTERQRAYARALRSSRVYTPQMVVNGEKGFVGSNRRQAQEAILAAFKTAPSASLQLVLKDTAEGLQISWKTKGMKAGDQINLALVEKTAERKVSAGENEGRNLTHVNVVRLFKAIKSPSASGSTMMQTAEKMDWKKYRVVGYIQAPQTLQIKAATEAELKPN; the protein is encoded by the coding sequence ATGAATCAAAAATTGAAAGTTCAGATCGTCACCTTACTGTTTGCGTTTTTGTTAACCGGTTGTTTTCAATCGGTGGGCAATGAAACAATGGCTCAAACCAATGAGCAAAAACAAGCGACTCCAAAAGGATTTGCCGTTGTGGAATTATTTACGTCAGAGGGGTGTAGCAGTTGCCCTCCGGCGGATGCCAATTTGACTCGCCTTGTGGAAATTGCCCACAAAAATAAATTGCCCATTTACGCACTCTCGTTTCACGTTGACTACTGGAATGATCTTGGTTGGAAAGATCCGTTCAGCCAGCGTCAGTTTACAGAGCGACAAAGAGCCTATGCCCGAGCACTGCGTTCATCAAGAGTTTATACGCCACAGATGGTCGTCAACGGAGAAAAAGGATTTGTGGGATCGAATCGCAGACAAGCACAAGAAGCAATACTCGCGGCATTTAAAACAGCTCCTTCCGCCAGTCTTCAGTTAGTGCTTAAAGATACTGCTGAAGGTTTGCAAATCTCCTGGAAGACCAAAGGAATGAAAGCAGGGGACCAGATTAATCTGGCTCTTGTGGAAAAAACAGCGGAACGGAAAGTAAGCGCCGGTGAAAATGAGGGACGCAACTTGACTCATGTTAATGTAGTGCGATTGTTTAAAGCGATTAAGTCTCCCTCGGCATCAGGTTCTACAATGATGCAAACAGCTGAGAAAATGGATTGGAAAAAATATCGGGTTGTTGGTTACATCCAAGCACCGCAAACTCTTCAGATCAAAGCGGCCACCGAAGCAGAGTTGAAACCGAATTGA
- a CDS encoding pirin family protein → MITIRKAHDRGHADHGWLNSYHTFSFASYYDPDHMGFRSLRVMNEDRVAPGQGFGTHAHENMEIISYVLAGALEHKDSMGNGAILQPGEFQRISAGTGIEHSEFNPSAEKPVHFYQIWLIPSQTDLSPSYEQKQFPDHQLNNQFCLVASPTGEKSSLTIHADARVYLSKLTADENLTMPLAEERHNWIQVLRGAIELNGIVLDTSDAAALSEEPTLAITAISNAEIMIFDLV, encoded by the coding sequence ATGATTACGATTCGTAAAGCCCATGATCGCGGTCACGCCGATCATGGTTGGCTCAACAGTTATCATACTTTTTCGTTCGCATCATACTACGATCCCGATCATATGGGATTCCGTTCGTTGCGTGTGATGAACGAAGATCGAGTTGCTCCCGGACAAGGCTTTGGAACTCATGCACATGAAAACATGGAGATTATTTCCTATGTGTTAGCAGGAGCGTTAGAACATAAAGACTCGATGGGAAACGGAGCAATCTTACAGCCAGGCGAGTTTCAACGTATTTCTGCCGGAACTGGTATTGAACACAGTGAATTTAATCCGTCGGCTGAAAAACCGGTCCATTTTTACCAGATTTGGTTGATTCCGTCTCAGACAGACCTGAGCCCCAGCTATGAACAGAAACAGTTTCCCGATCACCAGTTGAATAACCAATTTTGTCTCGTGGCTTCACCAACTGGTGAAAAATCGTCTCTGACGATTCATGCCGACGCGAGAGTTTATCTCAGCAAGCTGACAGCAGATGAAAATTTAACGATGCCACTTGCTGAAGAACGCCACAATTGGATTCAAGTCTTGCGCGGTGCGATAGAGCTTAATGGCATAGTGTTGGATACAAGTGACGCGGCCGCGCTCAGTGAAGAACCTACACTTGCCATTACCGCGATATCTAATGCTGAGATTATGATTTTTGATTTGGTTTAA
- a CDS encoding protein-disulfide reductase DsbD family protein, with protein sequence MFNKSLFYFVLCGFLLLPFVSSIAQEKDNPQQVEISAQVSRVALNEAELVITAKIQPGLHIYAQSQPKPFLATKITLKPDNQIRSAGPFVPSKEPVLMKHEKLGVELHEHEGTVSWRSRIQLKGSDAATSISGTLFSQACEKDRCFAPTTTPFQVQLAGTSHPLTTQQKTAAMDLSLKQTIGDKNSDEIISTDDQENSSFSLNELNITKQQKPQSAWSVLPLAFIAGFLLNFMPCVLPVVGLKLLSFVQQANSDRKRILLMNLSYTVGLLSVMMVLATLAVFAGLGWGEQFSSTAFTVSLSAIVFAFGLSFLGVWEIPLPGFVGSVGGKTPQEGYGGAFSKGVLSTLLATPCSGPFLGAALAWAVTQPGYLTFSVFAAVGLGMASPYLIIGLFPSMIRFLPKPGNWMIAFKQIMGFIMLATVVYLMSFMSIAAVVPTVLLLLGVGIGLWYAGRVPAHETIRKQLRAWSVAAGMVVVIGLLSFTWLQGVMQQRFERAAQRFISSHVEISQSALVESQTVGAIQWESYSPERLESLLKAGKPVFIDFTADWCLTCKANEAAAIETREVATALRESNVIALRADKTEPSPAVDRLLRQLGNSAASIPFYAVFPAGKPNEPILLDGVYATPAPFVKAIDQSKAIAKNKKPTTIVTNRIETGRHVTGS encoded by the coding sequence ATGTTTAATAAGTCACTCTTTTACTTTGTTCTCTGCGGTTTCTTGCTCTTGCCTTTTGTCAGTTCGATCGCACAAGAGAAGGACAACCCTCAACAAGTTGAAATCTCTGCACAGGTATCAAGAGTGGCTCTTAATGAAGCAGAATTGGTGATCACCGCGAAGATACAACCGGGCTTACACATTTATGCACAATCTCAGCCAAAACCGTTTTTAGCGACGAAGATTACTCTGAAACCAGACAATCAAATTCGCTCAGCAGGGCCGTTCGTTCCCTCGAAAGAACCGGTTCTAATGAAACATGAAAAACTGGGAGTCGAGCTACACGAGCATGAAGGAACTGTCTCCTGGCGGTCACGCATTCAACTTAAAGGTTCAGATGCAGCCACTTCGATCAGTGGTACACTCTTTTCGCAGGCTTGTGAAAAAGATCGCTGTTTTGCTCCGACGACGACTCCCTTTCAGGTACAACTAGCAGGCACTAGTCATCCCCTAACAACGCAACAAAAAACAGCGGCAATGGATCTCAGCTTAAAGCAAACAATAGGTGATAAAAATTCTGACGAAATAATCTCGACAGATGATCAAGAGAATTCAAGCTTTTCACTTAATGAATTGAACATCACCAAGCAGCAAAAGCCACAGTCTGCATGGTCTGTTTTGCCGTTGGCATTCATCGCAGGTTTTTTGCTGAATTTTATGCCGTGTGTGCTTCCCGTTGTCGGATTAAAACTTCTCTCGTTTGTTCAGCAGGCAAATTCGGATAGAAAACGTATTTTGTTAATGAATCTCTCGTATACAGTGGGCTTACTGTCTGTCATGATGGTACTTGCTACGTTGGCCGTCTTTGCCGGGCTGGGATGGGGAGAACAATTTAGCAGCACCGCGTTTACTGTCAGTCTGTCTGCGATCGTCTTCGCCTTTGGTTTGAGCTTTTTGGGAGTCTGGGAAATTCCATTACCTGGTTTTGTGGGATCAGTGGGTGGCAAGACTCCCCAGGAAGGTTATGGGGGTGCATTTAGTAAAGGCGTGTTAAGCACATTGCTGGCGACGCCCTGCAGTGGTCCCTTTCTTGGTGCGGCGTTAGCATGGGCGGTCACTCAGCCGGGTTATTTAACGTTTAGTGTGTTTGCAGCCGTTGGTCTGGGGATGGCCAGCCCCTATCTAATCATTGGGCTATTCCCTTCCATGATTCGATTTTTACCCAAGCCGGGAAACTGGATGATTGCCTTCAAGCAGATTATGGGCTTTATCATGTTGGCGACAGTTGTTTATCTTATGAGTTTCATGTCCATTGCCGCTGTGGTACCCACCGTTTTGTTACTATTGGGAGTGGGAATCGGACTTTGGTATGCAGGCCGCGTGCCTGCTCATGAAACAATCCGTAAACAGCTCAGGGCCTGGTCTGTCGCGGCAGGAATGGTGGTCGTCATTGGATTGCTTTCTTTCACCTGGCTACAGGGGGTGATGCAACAACGTTTCGAAAGGGCGGCACAACGATTCATCTCAAGCCATGTAGAAATTTCTCAATCTGCTCTTGTAGAAAGTCAGACCGTGGGGGCAATTCAATGGGAGTCTTACTCACCTGAGCGACTGGAAAGTTTACTCAAAGCAGGGAAACCAGTGTTTATCGATTTTACAGCGGACTGGTGTTTGACTTGTAAAGCAAATGAAGCGGCTGCGATTGAAACGAGAGAAGTAGCGACAGCCTTGCGAGAATCAAACGTGATTGCACTCAGAGCTGATAAAACAGAGCCTAGCCCGGCAGTGGACCGTCTGTTACGCCAGTTGGGTAACTCAGCTGCTTCGATTCCTTTTTACGCGGTCTTCCCGGCAGGCAAACCCAATGAGCCGATCCTGTTAGATGGTGTCTATGCGACACCTGCACCCTTTGTGAAGGCAATCGATCAATCGAAAGCGATCGCAAAAAATAAGAAGCCGACGACCATTGTTACAAACCGAATTGAAACGGGAAGGCATGTTACCGGTAGTTAA
- a CDS encoding RNA polymerase sigma factor — protein sequence MIFDREDNHWISRLQEQSPERETAIAELRNLLVRGLTGFLKHRPGGLLIVEDAAQEATLKVIDSFDQFEGRSRFTTWAMTVATRIAISSFRRKHFQDVSLEGVSADQCLKIQVAVDEHCSVEEEHDRKLILQKLGQLIDTQLSDRQKIAVRALLDGMPVEEIAVRTESNRNAVYKLIHDARMKLREGFEQAGIFADDLQIFLT from the coding sequence GTGATATTTGATCGTGAGGATAATCACTGGATCTCCCGTTTACAGGAACAAAGCCCTGAGCGTGAAACGGCGATTGCTGAACTTCGAAACCTGCTCGTGCGTGGGTTGACAGGGTTTCTCAAACATCGCCCCGGTGGGCTGCTGATTGTGGAAGATGCGGCACAAGAGGCGACTCTGAAGGTAATAGACTCGTTTGATCAATTTGAAGGCCGTAGTCGCTTTACAACCTGGGCGATGACGGTTGCCACGCGCATTGCGATTAGCAGCTTCCGTAGAAAACATTTTCAGGACGTTTCACTCGAGGGTGTTTCAGCAGACCAATGTCTGAAGATTCAAGTTGCCGTCGATGAACATTGTTCTGTCGAAGAGGAACATGATCGGAAGCTTATTTTGCAGAAGCTGGGCCAGTTGATCGACACGCAATTGTCGGACAGACAGAAAATTGCGGTACGTGCATTATTAGATGGTATGCCGGTGGAAGAAATTGCGGTACGCACAGAAAGTAATCGGAATGCCGTTTACAAACTCATTCACGACGCGCGCATGAAATTACGTGAGGGCTTTGAACAGGCAGGGATTTTCGCTGACGATCTTCAGATTTTCTTAACCTAA
- a CDS encoding LysR family transcriptional regulator, with translation MEIEQLRQFLAVAEHQNFTRAAEFIGLSQPALSRSIARLEEELGQPVFERQTRKVKLTDSGQLLLRRAQQLIGIVDDTIAEISDDGESGRIRIAAIPTIAPFYLPEILKTFAAAHPGATVTVQEDTTDHLLKRCTQGEIDLAILALPITVKYLEIEPLFDEELQIVLAPDHPLAKKKQLRLTDIEPLPFVLLDEAHCLSDNIQTFCRQRSFDPVSVERTSQLAMVQELVSLNHGVSMVPAMAVNLDESDRRIYRSIAGNKPTRTIAMVWNPYRFQSQLLEKFKALVRNSV, from the coding sequence ATGGAAATTGAACAGCTACGACAATTTCTGGCTGTGGCGGAGCACCAGAACTTCACGCGTGCTGCAGAATTCATCGGCTTGTCGCAACCAGCATTGAGTCGATCTATCGCACGGCTCGAAGAGGAACTGGGGCAACCTGTCTTTGAACGACAGACCCGAAAAGTCAAATTGACCGACTCCGGTCAGCTTCTGCTTCGCAGAGCGCAGCAGTTAATTGGCATTGTTGATGACACCATCGCTGAAATTTCTGACGATGGCGAAAGTGGTCGTATTCGGATCGCAGCCATCCCCACAATTGCTCCGTTCTACTTACCAGAGATACTAAAGACGTTTGCCGCCGCGCATCCAGGCGCCACTGTGACCGTTCAGGAAGACACCACCGACCACCTGCTGAAACGTTGTACTCAGGGGGAAATCGATCTAGCCATCCTGGCACTACCAATCACAGTCAAATATCTGGAAATCGAACCCCTCTTTGATGAAGAACTTCAGATTGTATTGGCTCCCGATCATCCGCTGGCAAAGAAGAAGCAGCTTCGACTCACGGATATCGAACCTTTGCCGTTTGTCTTATTGGACGAAGCGCATTGCCTGTCTGACAACATTCAGACGTTTTGCCGGCAACGATCTTTTGATCCGGTATCCGTCGAACGCACGAGTCAACTGGCAATGGTACAGGAACTGGTTTCGCTCAATCATGGAGTTTCGATGGTTCCCGCTATGGCGGTGAATTTGGATGAGAGTGATCGACGCATCTATCGCTCAATCGCCGGCAACAAGCCGACGCGTACCATCGCAATGGTCTGGAATCCCTATCGATTCCAAAGTCAATTACTGGAGAAGTTTAAAGCATTGGTGCGTAATTCAGTCTGA
- a CDS encoding M56 family metallopeptidase, protein MINDLISTDLVWRLGWTLLHSVWQILLIGLLVAVGLLLVRKSTTARYWISCCGLVLLYVPLVVTFALIAPPVSQESQVVLTVKQTSSDQPQQFVHKYASQSIPGNSTLRQYDHVSNNLSGSEPENESQITVQAFNVSTIFSWLSWLVGSWCIGVAVLAVWNGGGWIVVHKLRSHGTAPVDESLRLRMERLSRRLRVNRPVVLVKSMLVEVPMVIGWLRPMILMPASLLVNLSPDQLDAILAHELAHIRRHDYLVNLFQLLTESLLFYHPVTWILSRQIRIEREFCCDDAAIAACNDKSVLVQALAKVESSRPIPAHALSLFGRETSMSLQRARRIMGRSHNVPHTGIVGICALLFAVIVGFGVADSMRQAAATDNTGPAQVKIQRQASTLNQQVEQNPAPPAGKAGKFNPAEAGIDVKRFRIDIGYEGPSDKPFYDFSLSTYPFSEERNPMWLTHVVDQTNHAKLGQIVAWLTNSGCLLHAKKSSLIQAAGTQRYMMRVTSGDKTLIVNLGWDLGMLLRLDSLRKVLAEGDAQAKTPLDPLLNRLSGYRRQWTEGRVVNDIKTQLSASKKVFQAGKPIKVKLKVENTGDQTRKVGTILGDQGEIKSAVKQIEFKIFNRYGQRVPFLAGTSQFLEHQMSLEPGQAATFEFDLAKAHYLRQPGRYTAVYESWNQLDSNSFEFNVTPSPLHEEDLVGQLLPLLHDEWYMIANPNFKGKVRPGINFEEVDGFPMRLQNIPRHGNIGDMSTVWLWFTKEMASLEAQVPESRFPPSSQYLGKTGQWYFYAFADEKSLKRWPTVLEDVKQKLIKSQVNTRSHADSTKQAKQVRQTLIKPGDDIIVSEKSVRADVLDGTWWMLSTQLDSEAESFDQGEMNVSFHKEVFSVSNESNPSRSAKRRFQLLPDQRIDFFDERDGKPERALGRYQLAGDRLWIAVNDDTEEVNPIAPSEAVNLAIEKGVRYLVLQRKQSKVDTVAAKEPNKKNMRKNPGLIGHIYAVDRDGNNLELLADETLLDGYTFLGGSAWSHDEKWIACGATPYPGRGYSKSHLVKFCINGPDEGKKVDLGCGLSPSWSPDDKQISFLINGNNPIGAKAGLWVMDADGKNRRRLGYAVHGQWSPDGESILAVSSHMSPRKFLLFDVKTGKRKEILTNYSGISLPTWAPNKKQFAATVMDGNDRVLGIFDPVEAPESYTELWRNPWGGNDGKTWFDETWPDWSPDGTTIALTLNGSSIRLIDATKASAVKQLYVAPENTEVFFVAWSPDSKRLSFTLLGPGLLELEKDK, encoded by the coding sequence ATGATCAACGACTTGATTTCGACTGATTTGGTATGGCGGTTGGGGTGGACCCTGTTGCATTCCGTATGGCAGATTTTGTTGATCGGTCTCCTTGTTGCAGTGGGACTCCTGCTGGTCCGCAAATCTACCACAGCCCGATATTGGATTTCTTGTTGCGGTTTAGTCTTACTGTATGTTCCACTGGTGGTGACGTTTGCTTTGATCGCTCCACCAGTTTCACAGGAATCCCAGGTTGTCTTAACAGTCAAACAGACTTCATCTGATCAGCCACAGCAATTCGTTCACAAATATGCTTCACAATCTATACCCGGAAATTCGACTTTGAGGCAATACGATCATGTCTCAAATAATCTCAGTGGAAGCGAACCGGAAAATGAAAGTCAGATCACAGTGCAAGCATTCAATGTTTCTACAATTTTTTCCTGGCTATCTTGGTTAGTTGGTAGTTGGTGCATTGGAGTCGCAGTCTTAGCCGTCTGGAATGGAGGCGGCTGGATTGTCGTTCATAAATTGCGTTCTCACGGGACGGCACCCGTTGACGAGTCTCTCCGTTTAAGGATGGAGAGGCTATCCCGGCGTCTGCGAGTGAACCGTCCCGTTGTTTTGGTTAAATCGATGTTAGTTGAAGTGCCGATGGTCATTGGTTGGCTACGTCCGATGATCTTGATGCCTGCGAGTTTGCTGGTGAATCTATCACCAGACCAGTTAGATGCGATTTTGGCACATGAGTTGGCACATATCCGTCGACATGATTACCTGGTGAATTTATTTCAGTTATTGACTGAATCATTGTTATTTTATCATCCTGTCACCTGGATACTATCAAGACAAATTCGTATCGAACGTGAATTCTGTTGTGACGATGCTGCAATAGCCGCATGTAATGATAAATCAGTGTTAGTGCAGGCCCTGGCAAAAGTGGAATCGAGTCGACCGATTCCGGCGCACGCTTTGTCGCTCTTTGGACGAGAAACCAGCATGTCGCTTCAGCGGGCGCGACGCATCATGGGTAGATCACACAATGTTCCTCATACAGGAATTGTAGGTATCTGCGCACTTCTGTTCGCGGTGATTGTGGGATTCGGCGTTGCTGATTCGATGCGGCAGGCTGCGGCGACCGATAACACGGGGCCTGCACAAGTCAAAATCCAACGTCAAGCATCAACGCTTAACCAGCAAGTGGAACAAAATCCGGCACCGCCAGCAGGGAAAGCAGGCAAATTCAATCCTGCTGAAGCAGGCATTGATGTGAAACGTTTCCGAATCGACATCGGGTATGAAGGACCATCCGACAAACCTTTTTATGATTTTTCACTGAGCACCTATCCGTTCAGCGAAGAACGGAACCCAATGTGGTTGACGCATGTAGTCGACCAAACAAATCACGCGAAGCTGGGACAAATCGTAGCGTGGCTCACGAATTCGGGATGCTTATTACACGCAAAAAAAAGTTCACTAATACAAGCAGCTGGAACACAGCGGTATATGATGCGCGTCACGTCTGGTGATAAAACATTGATAGTGAATCTAGGCTGGGACCTGGGAATGTTGCTACGATTGGACAGCCTGCGAAAGGTCCTTGCTGAGGGAGATGCACAAGCAAAGACACCACTTGATCCCCTTCTGAATCGTCTGTCAGGCTATCGTCGTCAATGGACCGAAGGTCGCGTTGTCAACGATATCAAGACTCAACTCTCTGCGTCAAAAAAAGTGTTTCAAGCGGGAAAGCCGATCAAAGTGAAACTGAAAGTCGAGAACACAGGAGATCAGACTCGAAAAGTCGGAACGATCCTCGGCGATCAAGGTGAGATTAAAAGTGCTGTGAAGCAGATTGAATTTAAAATCTTTAACAGGTACGGACAGCGTGTCCCGTTTCTGGCAGGAACGTCACAGTTCCTTGAACATCAAATGTCCCTCGAACCGGGACAGGCGGCAACATTTGAATTTGATCTGGCAAAAGCTCATTACCTGAGACAACCGGGACGGTATACTGCGGTGTACGAATCGTGGAATCAGCTTGATTCGAACAGTTTTGAATTTAATGTCACGCCGAGTCCACTTCATGAAGAAGACCTCGTAGGTCAATTGCTTCCGCTCTTACATGATGAATGGTATATGATCGCAAATCCTAACTTCAAAGGTAAAGTTCGTCCCGGAATCAATTTTGAAGAGGTCGATGGTTTTCCGATGCGTTTACAAAATATTCCAAGGCATGGGAACATCGGTGATATGAGTACGGTCTGGCTCTGGTTTACTAAGGAAATGGCCAGCCTAGAAGCCCAGGTACCCGAGAGCCGGTTTCCTCCTTCGAGTCAGTATCTTGGCAAAACAGGACAATGGTACTTCTATGCGTTTGCAGATGAGAAATCACTGAAACGATGGCCGACTGTCCTGGAAGATGTGAAACAGAAATTGATTAAATCCCAGGTGAATACCAGAAGTCACGCCGATTCTACGAAACAGGCTAAACAAGTCAGGCAAACATTAATCAAGCCGGGTGATGATATAATAGTATCTGAGAAATCAGTTCGTGCCGATGTTCTCGATGGAACATGGTGGATGCTTTCGACGCAACTCGATAGCGAAGCAGAGTCATTCGATCAGGGAGAAATGAACGTTTCGTTCCACAAGGAAGTGTTCTCTGTGAGTAATGAATCAAATCCCTCACGTTCGGCTAAACGGCGATTTCAACTTCTTCCCGATCAGCGCATTGACTTCTTTGATGAGCGAGACGGAAAACCAGAGCGAGCACTCGGACGCTATCAACTTGCGGGAGACCGTTTGTGGATCGCCGTTAATGATGATACAGAAGAGGTCAATCCGATTGCTCCTTCCGAAGCAGTCAACCTTGCTATTGAAAAAGGAGTGCGTTACTTAGTGCTGCAGAGAAAGCAGTCTAAGGTTGATACGGTGGCGGCAAAAGAGCCAAATAAGAAAAATATGCGTAAAAATCCTGGCCTGATTGGTCATATCTATGCCGTAGACCGTGATGGGAACAACTTGGAATTACTTGCAGATGAAACACTGCTTGACGGGTATACGTTTCTGGGAGGGTCTGCATGGTCTCATGATGAAAAATGGATTGCCTGTGGCGCCACTCCCTATCCCGGGCGCGGCTATTCGAAGTCTCACCTTGTCAAGTTTTGCATCAATGGTCCGGACGAAGGGAAGAAAGTGGACCTTGGTTGTGGTCTCTCGCCTTCCTGGTCACCCGATGACAAACAGATTTCATTCCTCATCAACGGTAATAACCCAATCGGAGCAAAAGCTGGTTTGTGGGTTATGGATGCAGACGGAAAGAATCGTCGACGTCTTGGTTATGCCGTTCACGGGCAGTGGTCTCCAGATGGTGAATCGATTCTGGCGGTCAGTAGCCATATGAGTCCACGTAAATTTCTGCTGTTCGATGTGAAGACGGGAAAACGCAAGGAAATCCTAACCAATTATTCTGGTATTAGTCTGCCTACCTGGGCGCCGAATAAAAAACAATTTGCAGCAACTGTTATGGACGGAAATGACCGTGTGCTGGGGATTTTCGATCCAGTAGAAGCCCCCGAGTCTTACACAGAGCTTTGGCGAAACCCATGGGGAGGTAACGATGGTAAAACCTGGTTCGACGAAACCTGGCCTGACTGGTCACCTGATGGAACAACGATTGCGCTTACATTAAATGGCTCATCAATACGATTGATCGATGCGACTAAGGCCTCCGCTGTGAAACAACTTTATGTGGCACCTGAGAATACCGAGGTCTTCTTTGTTGCCTGGTCACCCGACAGTAAACGACTCTCGTTTACCCTGCTTGGACCGGGTTTGCTGGAACTTGAGAAAGATAAGTAA